From the genome of Pseudomonadota bacterium:
TCTCTGCCGAATGACATCTCAGAATATCCTCGATCGAAGCTGGCTGAGGTTCAATAAAAACGTATTTCCCATTCGCGGTTAACTTATCCATAATGGATTCCATTCTGCCGGGAACAGATGCGCCATCGTCAGCATAATCGGAATTATAAAACATTTTATGGAAGATAATTTTCATAATGCCTGACGCTTTTTGTGCAGAATAGGCCAGTTTCGCAAAATACTATATGTTTATCGGTAATCTTTAGTGTTTTAAGGCCGGCAGCGTATTTTTCTGAAGATATGCAATATCCCTGTTGCCTATTTCTAAGAATAAAGGGCGGTCTTAATGTTTGCCATTTACCCGATCTATTCCTGCGCCTTTGTTAAGGCCTGCTGGATGGATTCCCTGGTAGGCGGCTTCTTAACAACCGTTAAAGCCCCGAAGGACACCGTTTCTGCGAGTAACTCCTGATTAGTCTCTGATGAACACATGATGACAACGGCATCGGGGTTAATCTTTTTAATCTCTTTGAGGCATTCCACGCCGCTCATATTGGGCATATCTATATCCATGAATGTCACATCGGGGTGCACGCTTTTAAACGTCTCCAGACCTTGAACCCCGTCTTCAACTTCATAGAAATCAAAATCCTCTGCCCTCGGAATACAGCTTTTCAGTATCCGCCGCGCTACAGGAGAGTCATCAGCAATCAGAATTTTCTTTATCATAGTATGTTACGGTAACCCGTCTGAACGTGATTCGTCAATATTAAAATAAGCGACTATCCTGTCTTTCCAATACCTCACGGACCTCCTGTCATCTTCCTAATGGCCGGGCGTTATTTCAGGCAAAACAAACCGGTCGCTCAGGTCAGCAAAGGCCGGTTGATGAATAATCATCCAGTGGTAAACAGGATAAATGCTTTCGAAGGCCGCCGGTGTCAGTTCTTTCTTGAAAATCTCCACCCATGTGTCAAGCTGGGCAGGCCAGTACGTGAGATGAAACCCATGGGAACGGTAAGCCCGAAAGACCCAGAGAACCGTCTCCACAAGAACAACAGGGGAAAAATCCTGGAAGAGCGAGGTCAGAAAACGGGTATGGTTGCGGTGATTGTCCTCCATCATGTCGTGATTTCCCGCACCGATGAGGTCTTCCAGGTCAGCTCGCTGACCCATGATCCGGTTAATCTCTGCTGCCAGTTTCTCCCTTTTTTCGCTATATTCATGTGCTGCTGCCGGTGTGGGATGGGGCAAGGCGGCTGCCGTTGCAATCAGTTCTTCTTTTGTCATGTATGCCTCCCTTTTAGTATATCTGGCAGAGAAAAACAGAAATGAGAACCCTTGTCTGTTCCCTCTGTTACCGGTACCCTCGGCACTCTCTTTTCATATCTCAAACTCCAGAATAAATTTCGTCCCCTTCTCCCGCTCTATCGTCATGCTTCCTTCAAGCTGTTCTGTTAATATACCGACAAGCTGCATCCCGAATCCGGTAGAAGCTGTAATATCAATTGATTCAGGAATTCCAACACCGTTATCCTGTATCATGAGTGTTGCATGATTATCCTTAAACGAAAGAGAGACAGATATCTTCCCGTTTTCTCTACCAATAAATGCATGCTTCATTGCGTTTGTAAGCAGTTCATTAAGGATAATCCCTGCAGGGGATAAGATCTTTGCGTCAAGAATAATGTCATCAATTTGTTTTTCAATGGTCACCATGTCCCGGTTGGGGAAATTGATTGCAATTTCATCAATCAGAGAGGTAAGGTATTCCTTTGCTGATATCTCTCTGAAGTCGGCAGACCTGTATAACTTATCATACAAAATCATCATCATGCTCCTGACACGGCTTCCTGAATCCTCAAGGGCGGCAATAGCTGACGGGTCCTTCAGCATATCTGCCTGGAGGGACAACAGACTTGTGATCACATTCATATTGTTCTTGATCCTGTGGTGTACTTCGCGGAGGAGGAGTTCCTTTTCTGCGAGGAGGGATTTGATCTGGTTCTCGGCGAGTTTGCGTTCGGTAATGTCTTCCATAGCCAGGAGGATAATATATGAGCCGATATTTTCACGGAAAATCTGCCGGGCGTTGAGCAGAATAATCTTCCGGCCGATATCGAGAAAATCATGCTCAACTTCATAGCCATTGAACACGGTATCATGGGGAAGTATCTCCTCAAAGAGTACCCGCAGTTTGGGGATGTCCCATTGCCGGTTACCAAGATCGTAGATGAAATTCCCGATTGTTTCCTCGGGTGTTACCTTGAAGGTATCGTAGAAGCTGCGGTTGGCTGTGAGAATCTTCAGGTCGGAATTCAATACCACGAGCGGTTCGCGCAGGCTTTCCACAATGTTCTCGACATATTCCAGGGCATCCTGGAGTTTCTCTCCTGCCCGGTTCTGTTCAGCGCTCTTTTTCTGAAGCTCCCTGCCGAGATTGCTCAACTCATTATTAGCGGTAACGAGACCCTTCCGGAGGGCTTCAAGTTCGAGGCTGTTGACCTCTCCGATAGCAAGGATTTCTGTGCCGGCATGGAAGAAGCGAAAATAGAAGGTTTGGGGAAGGCCTCCTGCTGTCCTGACATTCAGGAGATGCACGCGGCCCGGCTCGTCCAGAAGGCCCGACAACTTCGCGGTACCGGTAAAATCGACTAAAATGTCATTTAATGTTTGCTGCTGAATATCTTCACCCACAAGCTCCCGGGTGTAGCGGTTGGTATTCAGGATATGTCCTTCGGTGTCGAGGACAAGGACCAGGAAGGATGCATCAGTTTGCACATACTCCATGATTAATTCAGCCAGAGAAGCCATGAATCTCCCTTTCCAAATCCCTCAGCGAAGAGAGATATGTAACTTTTTTATATTTCAATACCTGATCAGCCCCTCCCCAGCGAAAAGCCTGCCCTCCCACCAGGATGGGCAGATCCTGAAAGGTGGCGCGGACCATCTCGATCACTCTCAAAAGATTATCAAGATTGAAGTAAACAGAAAGAGAGAGACCAACGAGATCGGGTTTTTTATTGTCGATAAGTTTCAGAAGTTCATCGGGTGGTGTATTGGCCCCCAGAAAGTAACCATCCCAGCCATTGAGTTCGAAGATGTCGGCCGCCATTTTGCCTCCAATCTGATGGTACTCATTGGCCACACAGGCGATAACCGCCTTCCTGCCGATATGATCAGCGGCAAAGATGCGGGGGTACACAAGGCTCAGAAGACTTTCTGTAATAGATGTGGCAAGGTGTTCCACTGCAACGGAGATCCTGTTCATCTCCCACATCTCGCCGATTTCATACATTGCCTTTTGAAATAACAGCATATACAGATCGTATATGTCTATGTCCCTGTCCAGCAAACCTTGTACAATGTCCAGGCACTCTTTCCTGTTACCGGTTATAAGGGCGTTGAGGTAATCACGATACACGGTTTCCGGAATATCAACCCTTCCCACAACAACCTCCAGATTTGATTTATATAAGCATGTAAAGCATTACCTGAAGCCGATTATATGTGCAGTTGGTAGCAGTATATATGCTCAATTATCATTATCGCACAATATCATTATGTGGATAAGATAAATTAATTACTCGATGTATGCCAGCTACCCGTCCAGCACATCCCTGATCTTTTTCAGCAGCTCATTCGGTAATAACGGCTTCGAGATGAAGTTGACCGTATCTTCCATGATTCCCTTGTCGAGGATTACATCTCCGGTGTAACCGCTGGTGAAGAGGAACTTCATGCCGGGATCGGTTTTTACGATCTCATCATATACCTCTTTCCCATTCTTTCCCGGCATGACCACATCGAGGATGATGAGGTCGATCCTGTTTCTGTTCTCCATGAAGGTGCGGACTGCTTCTTCCCCGTCTATTGCCTCGATGATGGTGTACCCGTAGCGCTGGAGGATTTCCCGTGTAAAATTCCTTATCCCTGGATCATCTTCAGCCATAAGGATGGTTTCTGAACCTTTTTTTATGTTGTGTACGGGCGAAGCCTTCTGTTCCTTCTCTATGTCAACAGAAGGAAGGTATATGCGGAAAGTGGTGCCGTGGCCGTGTTCGCTGTAGACCGTTATATAGCCGTTGTGCTGTTTTACTATGCCGTAGACGGTAGAGAGACCGAGGCCTGTTCCTTTACCTATCTCTTTGGTGGTAAAGAAGGGATCAAAGATTCTTGCTTTTGTTGCCTCATCCATGCCAATGCCGGTATCAGAGGCAGAGAGTAAGGCATACTTTCCGGGTTTACCATACCCGTGCATCCCGATAAACTCATCATCCAGCGTTACCATCTTTGTCTCTATACTCAATGTGCCTCCCGTCGGCATGGCATCGCGGGCATTCGCGGCAAGATTGATGAGTACCTGGTCTATCTGGGTAGCATCTCCCATGATGACGAGGGTTTTTTCGGAGAGCCTTATTTTCAGCTCGATATCTTCCGTAAGGAGCCTCTTTAAGAGCT
Proteins encoded in this window:
- a CDS encoding cobalamin-dependent protein (Presence of a B(12) (cobalamin)-binding domain implies dependence on cobalamin itself, in one of its several forms, or in some unusual lineages, dependence on a cobalamin-like analog.), which gives rise to MGRVDIPETVYRDYLNALITGNRKECLDIVQGLLDRDIDIYDLYMLLFQKAMYEIGEMWEMNRISVAVEHLATSITESLLSLVYPRIFAADHIGRKAVIACVANEYHQIGGKMAADIFELNGWDGYFLGANTPPDELLKLIDNKKPDLVGLSLSVYFNLDNLLRVIEMVRATFQDLPILVGGQAFRWGGADQVLKYKKVTYLSSLRDLEREIHGFSG
- a CDS encoding ATP-binding protein → MASLAELIMEYVQTDASFLVLVLDTEGHILNTNRYTRELVGEDIQQQTLNDILVDFTGTAKLSGLLDEPGRVHLLNVRTAGGLPQTFYFRFFHAGTEILAIGEVNSLELEALRKGLVTANNELSNLGRELQKKSAEQNRAGEKLQDALEYVENIVESLREPLVVLNSDLKILTANRSFYDTFKVTPEETIGNFIYDLGNRQWDIPKLRVLFEEILPHDTVFNGYEVEHDFLDIGRKIILLNARQIFRENIGSYIILLAMEDITERKLAENQIKSLLAEKELLLREVHHRIKNNMNVITSLLSLQADMLKDPSAIAALEDSGSRVRSMMMILYDKLYRSADFREISAKEYLTSLIDEIAINFPNRDMVTIEKQIDDIILDAKILSPAGIILNELLTNAMKHAFIGRENGKISVSLSFKDNHATLMIQDNGVGIPESIDITASTGFGMQLVGILTEQLEGSMTIEREKGTKFILEFEI
- a CDS encoding response regulator, with product MIKKILIADDSPVARRILKSCIPRAEDFDFYEVEDGVQGLETFKSVHPDVTFMDIDMPNMSGVECLKEIKKINPDAVVIMCSSETNQELLAETVSFGALTVVKKPPTRESIQQALTKAQE